The Hordeum vulgare subsp. vulgare chromosome 4H, MorexV3_pseudomolecules_assembly, whole genome shotgun sequence genomic interval TCATTATgactacatgcatgcatgcaagtattAAACAAGTTGTTAGTACGAAAAAACATCATTAATTTTTGCCTCAATTACTCTGTCTGGCTTTATATAGATGCAAAATATATTTTTCATAGTGGCCTTgtataatactccctctgtctcaaaataagtgtcttaactttatactagctctaatataaaattatactaagcttaagacacttattttgggacggagggagtaaaatggagggagtactcaATGTGTGATTTGCTCTCTCTTATTTGTTTTTTAATGTGTTTCATCCTACTATCTACTACtctctccgtttctaaatatttgtCCTTTAAAAGATtcaactatggactacatacgaagcaaaatgagtgaatctacactctaaatcaTGTCTATACATCTATATGTTGTCCATACTGAAATCttcaaaaagacaaatatttaggaacggagggagtagtacaagTCTATAAGCTCATCCACAACTACTCCCTCACAAATgtaagatgttttggatatttcaacGTGGATTGCATACAGACTAAAATAGATGAACAAACACACTAAacatgtatatatacatctgATTCAGAAAAGAAGTTAAACCATTTTACATtcgtgaacggagggagtagaagacaAGCATCATGGACTGTAATGCCTATGAAAACAGGGTAAAAAAAGGGACCGGGAGATTTGATCGATTAAAGAAACGTTAACCAACAGGTGGACCAAATAATGCCGGACCAATGATTCGATGACACCAGCAATATAGCAATATACAAGTATTCCACTAACATCCAACGATGAAAATAGTATGAGGAAGGCATGCCACGCTTTGTCATGACAACAGCAAGAACTGAGGCTTCAACACAAAGTATATAGCAGAAAATGATGTGATCACAGCAACCATTACAAAGCATGTTATAGGACAACTGCCACAACATGCCACGATCTTGCATTATTTTCGCTATATATGACAACCGCCAAGCTCCAACTAACCACATTATATTGCGCTATAAACACTGTATTTCAGTGAAGACACAAATTTGCTACTAGAGCAAAcctgaaaaaaaaagaaaaacgacACGGTCTTCTCATGTGAAGTCGCATCTGAAGTAAGAAGGAAACGAACAGATTGCCCTTCCTTGTCTTCACAAGTTGCAGAGCCTCTTCCAACATTCAGTATCTGTCTTTTTCGCGTATTTTTCGGGCCAAACAATGCCGCCCCTTTTAGTAACCGGAGTTACAAAAAAAGCttctggagaacattgtattcagCCTCTATTTACGCCTGAGAGAGATACAGCTGCCCGGAATAGCTTATTGATCAGAAACCACTTGCGCGTTAGTAACGAACACTTTTGAGCCAATTAACCCAAATCACGTTTTTAAGTATATAACTGCTGTTTTTTTAGACTGTTAGAAGTGTATTATCAGTGCTGAGAGAGGTTCAAGTCAATTCCAATGTTCATCCCGTTGTATGCAATTGGCGCGTACATCCACATTTCGTCGGAGCTGAGGAGCTGCACATGGTAGTAAATAAAACCATTAAGCAACTTGTGACACGCGTatgtgaaatggatgaaagttctgaAATGAACTGTGGAAAATTCTCACCTTGATTTGAAGCTGCAAAAACTTCACATACTCCACTGCCTCTTCGAGCATAGTGCTGATATCTACCTGCAAGATAGCACAAGTGTTGATCTTTGAGTTGTTGCCCTTCATTTTACAGTAATTTTCCTCCGAAAGCTATGAAGGATATGTTGCTGAGATGCTTACTTTGGTTCCATTCGGAACAAGGTTCTGAAGTACCTTCAGCCTCTCATTGatcctctctcttcttttctgTATCCAACCAACAAGACCATGAGTAACTGTTAATTTTAATAAACAATAAAACATCGCTCAGCAACAAACTGAGAGGATGATGTGTAGCATACCCTTGCATAGAGGCTCTGGGGATCGGTTGTCTGGCGGCCAGCCTGAGCCTTGCCCTTCGGCTTAGAGGCAACAGGAGGCTCTTGAGAAGCATTTGAGTCAAGTTCAGACGTGCAGCAGCTCAAGCTTTGCTTGTTTGTGTCATCAGCAGTGGTGCCATCATCGCCTTCACATTGCATGACCTTCTTTGCCCGCTTCGAGTCAACCTTCCTTGAGCATTTCCGACCCtgcatttcaaaaaaattcaagcagTCAGCATTCGCACCGGGCACTAAAACAACCCGTGTATGAAAGAGAGCAAATCACTGAGCACTCACACTTGTTTGGTCAGCTATTTTCCCTTGATCCTGGCGCTTTCTCTTGTTGGACGTGTCGATGGAGTCGAGCAGGTTCATGCTCGAGTCTTCAAGATCATCGCAGCTTGAATCGCCATTCCCATATGAAGGGTTGAAGATGGCATCCATAAACTGAGCTGCACCTTGCTCCTGGACCATGTTCAGGTCAAGTGCTGCGGTGCAGGAGCCAATCCCATTTGAGTCGCCCAAATAGAAGCCTCCATAATCCGACGGCACATCCAGGATGAGACTACCAACGCTGTTGCTACTAGCGGAACTGTATGCATTAGAGCTACCGTTACAGTGGCCATAGTATGCATGTGTGGCCTGAACAGACCAAGGTAGCTCCTGGTGCTCTTCCTCGCCGTTGGAGGGGAAGGTGCCAAGCAGCTGCTCCATCATCTCCGACTCCTCCGCCTGCGACGACAGGCCAAGCGAGTCCCAGCCCGCTTCGGCAATCACTCCTCCAGACTCCATCCTGATATAACTGTAGGGTGCGAGAGAGGACTTGGCTGAATGACACACTTGTGCTTCCTGGAGCAAAAATGCAGGTTAGGACAGGTGCATTTATACTGATGAGAATGCTGAAGGAATACAGAGCAGCTGCAGGATTATGAAATGCAGGATCATGCTTAGAGAAATGGACACCCACGGCTGGGTATGACCTGTGCTGACAACGACCCTTCCAAGTATGGCCTGGGGATGGACAAATAATGAGTTTAGAAAACTTCAACTGCTAGTTGGTAGCCAACAAGATGGTGAATTATCCAAGATCACACATCTTCAGAAGTCAAGCCAATCAGAGCTCCAGTGGCAAGTGTCCCAAGGCCGGTTACAATGATTGCACATAATTCTCCCTCAGCGCTGATGCACCAATAGGACAAGGAAAAAAGCATGCCTCTGAGGTTCAAATCAAAGCCAGGACAAACATGGGCTTATCTTAGCAATTAATACAGGATCAGGCATTATGAATTATGGAGAATGTTGGAATAATCTACTCCCAATAAACTAGAGAGGCTGCACATAGAGGCTTGCACGACCAAGATGGAGGAATCTGGACATTCTAAAATACTTAGAAGGGATTGGACAATGCCTCCGGTCCTCCGCGTATCCCGATTGCTTGCCATCTTATACTCAAAATGTACAGCTTTCCATCACCCCTATTTCAACAGCATCTGCCTGCAGCCTTCATTTCTGTTTCACATTTATGATACTACATCATCAAATAAAAACATAGCAACTGATACACAATAATTGCATCAATCATTTACCTTTCGCCAACGAGTGTATAGAGGAAAGAAGCTCTGAGTACCCAAACAGTGCAATATAGATCTAAACAAACTGAAAAGTGAGAAAAACTGTACACAGTTGTTACTATCATCAGTATAATATGACATCTATCCGGTGGTCAACCAGGTAACAGTTCTAGCCAAGATTACTGGAGACATCACAGATTCACAGGTGGGCACTTCCAATCTTCTTTTCAGATTATGGCATATCTTCAAAATCAAAGAGCATGTGAATCCAAATGACTGCACAACATCGGTCTTGCAATGACCCGACAAATCTGAGTCATTGGATGATCTGATGCTGATATCCCCATCAGCTGGAACTGATTTTCGTATATTCAGGGGATTAGGAGCTGCACATGACTCGAATCTACCGGTCGTGCAAGGAATGAGCTGTACCTGTGCACTGCCCCTTCGCCACCAAAacaggacttattcttcttgcctctttgttCCACACAGAGGATCAAGGAGGGAATAAACAATGATAGCTAAGATGCTGGCAAAAGGAAATGAATTGAAGGAAGCAAGATAATGTGTTTTGCTTGTAGACCAGTTTGTTGTTGCCCTTTTAGCTGCATGAAAGAATCAGGAACTTCCAAACATTATGCAGCCAAATTGCAAAATGATTTGTGAAATACATACATAGAAATCTTGTGTCTCTGATAGACATAGAAATGAAGAATATGGAATCTTAGAACATACCAAAAATACAAAAGAACTTTCCGACTTCTAGAAGG includes:
- the LOC123447798 gene encoding transcription factor RSL3-like → MESGGVIAEAGWDSLGLSSQAEESEMMEQLLGTFPSNGEEEHQELPWSVQATHAYYGHCNGSSNAYSSASSNSVGSLILDVPSDYGGFYLGDSNGIGSCTAALDLNMVQEQGAAQFMDAIFNPSYGNGDSSCDDLEDSSMNLLDSIDTSNKRKRQDQGKIADQTSGRKCSRKVDSKRAKKVMQCEGDDGTTADDTNKQSLSCCTSELDSNASQEPPVASKPKGKAQAGRQTTDPQSLYARKRRERINERLKVLQNLVPNGTKVDISTMLEEAVEYVKFLQLQIKLLSSDEMWMYAPIAYNGMNIGIDLNLSQH